The DNA window GTTCGTGGACAAGCGCGCGGGCGATCGCGACGCGCTGCTGCTGGCCGCCCGAAAGCTGGTTGGGCAGCTTGTCGGCCTGGTCGGCGATGTTGAGCTTGTCGAGCAGCGCCTTCGCCCGCTCGCGCGCCTCGCTCACACCCATCCCGCCCGCGATCAGCGGCACGGCGGCATTGGCGGCGACATCGATCGAGGGGATGAGATTGTACTGCTGGAATATAAAGCCGATGTTCTTCAGGCGAAAATTGACGAGTTCCGTATCGGAAAGGGCGTAGATGTCGGTGCCGAAGACCCGCACCTCTCCTTCGGTCGGCCAGAGGATGCCGCACATGATCGAGATCAGCGTCGTCTTGCCCGACCCGCTCTCGCCCACGACATAAGTCATTTCGCCCGAACGGATGTCGGTGTCGATCCCGTGGAGGACGCGGATCGTCGTTTGTCCCGCCTCGAAATCGCGCACTATGCCGCGCGCGCTGATCGCGGCTTCATGCGTGCGGGCAGGGGCGGGCGCGGACGCGCTCAACGGAACACCGCCGCCGGTTCGGTGCTGAGCACGCTGCGCAGGCCCAGCCAGCCGGTAAGCGCGAGGATCAGCACCACCGCCGCCAGGCTGAGGAGCGGGATCTGCCAGGGGATGTAGAAACCCTTGAAGGTCGGATTGCCTGAAAAGGCCCAGATGAAGGCGACCGTGCCGACCACGCCGAGCGCATAGCCGATCGACCCAACCATCGCCGCCTGCGCGGCGACCATCCGCACGATCTTGGCATTGGTGACGCCGATCGCCTTCAGCGCGCCGAACTGCCTGATATTGTCGCGGATGAAGAGGCTGAAGGTCAGTCCCACGATCGCCACCCCGACGATGAAGCCCAATGCCACGGTGATCCCGAAATTGAGCGGGATGCCGGTGTTCTCGATGATGAAGTCGATCCCGCTCTGTGCGAACTGGGGGCGGGTCACCGCCTTGAGGCCGGTCTGCCGCTCGATCCGCGCGGCGACCGCCTGTGCCGTTTCGCCTTCGCCCACCCCGGCGAGCACGAAAGTGAGCCGGTTGCGCGTCCCTGGGACATAGTTCAGCGCGCGGCTGTAGGTTGTGTAGAGCGTGACCTGGCTCGTGAAGGTTGGGATCGAATCCGTCACGCCCCTTATGACGGCGCGCTGGTCGTTGAGTTCTAGCCGGGCGCCGATCGGCTCCTCTTCGGGGCCGAACAGGTTGAAGACGCCGAAATCGTCGATCAGCACCGTGTCCGGCTGATAGAGAATGCGCTTGTCGCCGATGACCAGCCGTTCGGGCAGGCCGATCAGCGTGGCATCGTCCACCCCGATGATCTGGACCCCTTCGAGATCGCCCGTGCTGGTGCGCACCGAGGCCGGCGCGCGCAGGTGGGGAACGGCCCATTCGACGCCTTCGACCGAGCGCACCTCGTCGAGCGCGGTCGAGGGCATGGCATAGTTCACCTCGGTCGTGCGGCTGACCGGGTCCATCACCCAGATTTCCGCCTCGGGAGCGTTGTAGACCCCGCTCGCCCCGCGTTCGACCAGATTGACGAAGATCGTCAGCTGCTGAGTGATGAGCAGCGTCGAGAAGGCGATACCGAACAGCAGGCCGTAGAATTTCTGGGCATCGCCGGTCAGCATTCGGATGGCGATCCAGAGCATGCGAGGAACCTTCTGTCCGTGGCGGGCTTGTGTGATGGAGCGACTCGCGCCATTATTGAACGGCATCGTTTAATTGAACGGGGTCGTTCATTTTGTCAATCGCTTCTCCGCCACCTGCATCGAAAAGGATCGGTCGCCCGTCCGACAGGGCGAAGCGCGCGGCGATTCTCGAGGCTGCGACCGACAGCTTCTTCGAACATGGTTTCGCCGCCACTTCGATCGAACAGGTCGCCGCCCATGCAGGCGTTTCCAAGGTCACCATCTACAATCATTTCGGCGACAAACGCGCATTGTTCGCCGCCTCGGTCGAGTGTGAATGCGAAAAGATACGGGGCCATTTCTCGATCGAGCAGGCGAGGGAGGGCACCATCCGCCAGCGCCTCGAAGCGATCGGCAAGGCGATGGTCGCCTTCCTTTCGCGCCCCGAGATGATCCAGTTCGAACGGCGGATCGCGGCGGAGACCGAAACCGATCCGGACATCGGGCGCGCCTTTCTCGAGGCCGGGCCCTGGCGCATGAAAAGCGCCTGCGCGGCGTTTCTGCAACATGCGTCGCAGGCGGGCGAACTTGCTGTCGACGATCCGGCGAGCGCTGCAGAGCAATTCGTCTCGATGTGCAAGGGCATGGGCGATCTCGACCGCCGTTTCGGCGCGCCTGCCGACCCCGGCGAAAGCCTTCGGCGGATCGAACGGGCGGTCGATGTCTTCCTGGCAGCCTACGGCCCGCGCTAGCGTCGCCGGAGGCATCATCGAAAATCCGCAACCGAGCCCGCGAAAAAGCGCACGTTGCACGCGGTCACGCATTGTCTTGCCATTCATTCGCGCGGACCTACATTATCAGCTGAGAAAGGAATCCAGCCGATGGCCGACCAGAACGATCCCAACCAGCAGCCTCCCGAGGGGCCGAACCCCTGGGTGAAGCAATTGATGATCTGGGGCGGGATCTTTCTCGCCCTGCTGCTGGTCGTCTCCCTGTTTGGCAATGCCGGCCAGCCTTCGGGCACGCAGATCCGCTATTCCGAATTCCGCGAGGCGGTGATCGAGGGCGAGGTCCAGGAAGTGCAGCTCG is part of the Erythrobacter litoralis genome and encodes:
- a CDS encoding ABC transporter ATP-binding protein, which encodes MSASAPAPARTHEAAISARGIVRDFEAGQTTIRVLHGIDTDIRSGEMTYVVGESGSGKTTLISIMCGILWPTEGEVRVFGTDIYALSDTELVNFRLKNIGFIFQQYNLIPSIDVAANAAVPLIAGGMGVSEARERAKALLDKLNIADQADKLPNQLSGGQQQRVAIARALVHEPRLVVCDEPTAALDARSGRRVMDLLREVAVAEDRACIIVTHDNRIFDLADRILVLEDGRVIHDGADMPEDQ
- a CDS encoding ABC transporter permease yields the protein MLWIAIRMLTGDAQKFYGLLFGIAFSTLLITQQLTIFVNLVERGASGVYNAPEAEIWVMDPVSRTTEVNYAMPSTALDEVRSVEGVEWAVPHLRAPASVRTSTGDLEGVQIIGVDDATLIGLPERLVIGDKRILYQPDTVLIDDFGVFNLFGPEEEPIGARLELNDQRAVIRGVTDSIPTFTSQVTLYTTYSRALNYVPGTRNRLTFVLAGVGEGETAQAVAARIERQTGLKAVTRPQFAQSGIDFIIENTGIPLNFGITVALGFIVGVAIVGLTFSLFIRDNIRQFGALKAIGVTNAKIVRMVAAQAAMVGSIGYALGVVGTVAFIWAFSGNPTFKGFYIPWQIPLLSLAAVVLILALTGWLGLRSVLSTEPAAVFR
- a CDS encoding TetR/AcrR family transcriptional regulator, encoding MSIASPPPASKRIGRPSDRAKRAAILEAATDSFFEHGFAATSIEQVAAHAGVSKVTIYNHFGDKRALFAASVECECEKIRGHFSIEQAREGTIRQRLEAIGKAMVAFLSRPEMIQFERRIAAETETDPDIGRAFLEAGPWRMKSACAAFLQHASQAGELAVDDPASAAEQFVSMCKGMGDLDRRFGAPADPGESLRRIERAVDVFLAAYGPR